The following coding sequences are from one Bradyrhizobium sp. WSM471 window:
- a CDS encoding cytochrome c oxidase subunit 3 encodes MRQTIVRDVSDLPTYGYGPRSGPWWGAMGFMALEGMGFAIAIGAYLYLYAVNPTWPIGASPPDLWPGTAETVIYVLSIIPNEFTNRAAHRQDLAKVRIGLIVMAMIGIALLVLRGFEFAHLNTRWDNSAYGSVVWLILGLHTTHLATDLGDTVVLAVLMFTRHAKPRRFSDVTDNVFYWNFVVLAWLPLYVLLDWVPRL; translated from the coding sequence GTGAGACAGACGATCGTCCGCGACGTCTCGGACCTGCCGACTTACGGCTACGGTCCGCGCAGCGGTCCGTGGTGGGGCGCCATGGGTTTCATGGCCCTCGAAGGCATGGGCTTTGCCATTGCCATCGGCGCCTACCTCTATCTCTACGCAGTCAACCCGACCTGGCCGATCGGAGCATCCCCGCCGGATCTCTGGCCGGGGACGGCCGAGACGGTGATTTATGTACTAAGCATCATCCCGAACGAGTTCACCAACCGCGCCGCACACCGGCAGGATCTCGCGAAGGTGCGGATCGGTCTCATCGTTATGGCCATGATCGGCATCGCGCTGCTGGTGCTGCGCGGCTTCGAGTTCGCGCATCTCAACACCCGCTGGGACAATTCAGCCTATGGCTCCGTTGTATGGCTCATTCTGGGTCTACACACGACTCACCTTGCCACGGATCTCGGCGACACGGTCGTGCTGGCGGTATTGATGTTCACGCGCCATGCGAAACCGCGCCGTTTCAGCGACGTGACCGATAACGTGTTTTATTGGAACTTCGTCGTGCTCGCCTGGCTGCCGCTCTATGTCCTGCTCGATTGGGTGCCGCGCCTATGA
- a CDS encoding methanol/ethanol family PQQ-dependent dehydrogenase, which translates to MLVRGLTRLLSVACACWAVVSSASAQTDLASRMKDPAQWPMAARDYANTRYSELDQINASNASRLQLAWTFSVGVDRGQEAAPLVVDGTMYVVGPYAGPYPNRVFALDATTGELKWSYAPKPEPAAAGVACCDVVNRGLAFDNGKIFLNTLDNHTVAIDAKSGKELWHTKLGEINKGETITMAPVVVKGKILVGNSGGEMGVRGWVTALDENTGAIMWRAYATGPDKDVLIGDDFKPFYDNLKGKDLGVKTWPADRWQVGGGTMWGWISYDADLNLIYYGTANPSPWNANQRSGDNLWSASIFARNPDTGQAKWAYQVNPHDLFDHDEINENVLVDLELNGQPRKVLIHPGRNGYMYVMDRATGEVISADAYEFVNAYNGVDLKTGKIIPNEEKTPLVGKTVENICPTAPGAKDWQPSAWSPRTKLLYVPHQHLCMNFKASQVGYIAGTPYVGADVDMYAGPGGYRGEFMAWDPVARKKVWEIHEKLPVWSGALVTAGDVAFYGTMDRLFKAVDAKDGHVLWQFRAGSGFIGQPISYRGSDGQQYVAILSGVGGWPGVVANAEVDQRVRNAALGFTGATQDLPFYTAGGSELLVFKLGGANGEDTSHAPSK; encoded by the coding sequence ATGTTAGTGCGTGGTCTCACGCGTTTGCTGAGCGTGGCGTGCGCCTGCTGGGCGGTGGTGTCGTCCGCCTCGGCACAAACCGATCTGGCTAGCCGGATGAAAGACCCGGCCCAGTGGCCGATGGCGGCGCGCGACTATGCCAACACCCGCTACAGCGAACTCGACCAGATCAACGCGTCCAATGCATCGCGCCTGCAGCTTGCGTGGACGTTCTCGGTCGGCGTCGATCGCGGCCAGGAGGCGGCGCCGCTCGTCGTGGACGGCACCATGTATGTTGTCGGCCCCTATGCGGGCCCCTACCCTAACCGTGTGTTCGCACTCGATGCCACGACCGGTGAATTGAAATGGTCCTACGCACCGAAGCCGGAGCCCGCTGCCGCGGGCGTTGCCTGCTGCGACGTCGTCAATCGCGGACTCGCTTTCGACAATGGCAAGATTTTCCTCAACACGCTCGATAACCACACCGTCGCGATAGACGCCAAGTCCGGCAAGGAGCTTTGGCACACGAAGCTCGGCGAGATCAACAAGGGCGAGACCATCACGATGGCTCCCGTGGTGGTGAAGGGCAAGATCCTTGTCGGCAACAGCGGCGGCGAGATGGGCGTGCGCGGCTGGGTCACCGCACTCGACGAGAACACCGGCGCGATCATGTGGCGCGCCTACGCCACCGGCCCAGACAAGGACGTGCTGATCGGCGATGACTTCAAGCCGTTCTATGACAATCTCAAGGGCAAGGATCTCGGCGTGAAGACGTGGCCGGCCGACCGCTGGCAGGTCGGCGGCGGCACGATGTGGGGCTGGATCTCGTATGATGCCGATCTGAATCTGATCTACTACGGCACCGCCAATCCTAGTCCGTGGAACGCCAACCAGCGCAGCGGTGACAATCTCTGGAGCGCATCGATCTTCGCGCGAAACCCAGACACGGGCCAGGCGAAATGGGCCTACCAGGTCAACCCGCACGATCTGTTCGACCACGACGAGATCAACGAGAACGTGCTCGTCGACCTCGAGCTGAATGGACAACCGCGCAAGGTGCTGATCCACCCCGGCCGCAACGGCTATATGTACGTGATGGATCGCGCCACCGGTGAAGTCATCTCGGCGGACGCATATGAGTTCGTGAACGCTTACAATGGCGTCGACCTCAAGACCGGCAAGATCATCCCAAACGAGGAGAAGACGCCGCTGGTCGGCAAGACGGTTGAGAACATCTGCCCGACCGCTCCAGGCGCCAAGGACTGGCAGCCGAGCGCGTGGTCACCGCGTACAAAGCTGCTCTACGTTCCGCATCAGCATCTCTGCATGAACTTCAAGGCTTCTCAAGTCGGCTACATCGCCGGTACGCCCTATGTCGGCGCCGACGTCGACATGTATGCCGGCCCCGGCGGCTATCGCGGCGAGTTCATGGCGTGGGACCCTGTCGCGCGCAAGAAGGTCTGGGAGATTCACGAGAAGCTGCCGGTCTGGAGCGGCGCGCTGGTGACGGCTGGCGACGTCGCGTTCTACGGCACCATGGACCGCCTTTTCAAAGCTGTGGATGCCAAGGATGGGCACGTGCTGTGGCAATTCCGTGCCGGCTCCGGCTTCATCGGCCAACCGATCTCCTATCGCGGCTCCGACGGGCAGCAATACGTCGCGATCCTGTCGGGCGTCGGCGGCTGGCCGGGCGTGGTCGCCAATGCGGAGGTCGATCAGCGCGTGCGCAACGCCGCGCTGGGCTTCACCGGCGCCACGCAGGATCTGCCGTTCTACACCGCTGGCGGCAGCGAGCTGCTGGTGTTCAAGCTCGGCGGCGCGAATGGTGAGGACACCAGCCATGCGCCTTCCAAGTAA
- a CDS encoding metallophosphoesterase family protein, translating into MALRITALRIGVISDTHGLLRPEAEHRLAGVSHILHAGDIGAPEVLERLCRIAPVTAIRGNVDVGSWARRYPETETVHLGARCFYLLHDLKALAIDPAATGVNVVISGHSHRVQVNTINGVLFLNPGSAGPRRFKLPITLATLDLDENGDLRPTIHELDA; encoded by the coding sequence ATGGCATTGAGGATCACGGCGTTGAGGATCGGAGTGATCTCGGATACGCACGGCCTTCTCAGACCTGAGGCCGAACACCGTCTTGCGGGGGTGTCGCATATCCTCCATGCCGGTGATATCGGCGCGCCGGAGGTTCTGGAGAGGCTTTGCCGAATAGCGCCCGTCACCGCCATCAGAGGAAACGTCGACGTCGGCAGTTGGGCGAGGCGCTATCCCGAAACCGAAACAGTGCACCTTGGCGCTCGTTGTTTCTACCTCCTGCACGATCTCAAGGCGCTCGCCATCGACCCTGCGGCAACCGGTGTGAACGTGGTGATATCAGGACATTCGCATCGGGTGCAGGTCAACACGATCAACGGAGTGCTTTTCCTGAATCCCGGGAGCGCCGGTCCAAGGCGCTTCAAGCTGCCGATCACGCTGGCAACGCTCGATCTGGATGAGAACGGCGACCTGCGGCCCACCATCCATGAGCTCGACGCGTGA
- the ctaD gene encoding cytochrome c oxidase subunit I codes for MAAEPNELRDDVLNGLQLSTQLERVWRTPSGLVGALMSVDHKVVGRRYILTAFAFLLLGGVLAILMRIQLAGPEKTFLSADKYNQVFTMHGSTMMFLFAVPVMEAFAVYLVPLMVGTRNIAFPRLNAFSYWMFLFGGCFLWISFLFNVGPDVGWFSYVPLSSLQFTPTKRADVWAQMITFTEVAALAVAVEIVVTVFKLRAPGMTLDRIPLFVWAMLVTAFLVMFAMPSIMVASTSLILDRLVNTRFYDSSSGGHPLLWQHLFWFFGHPEVYIIFIPGTGMVSMILATFARRPVIGYPVIILSLIATGFLSFGLWVHHMFVTGLPQLGAGLFTASSMLIAVPSGLQIFCWLATLWDGRPVYRTPLLFVLGFIVIFVLGGLSGVMVASVPIDTQVHDTYFVVAHFHYVLIGGAVFPLVGAVYYWFPKITGRMLSERLGRWNFWLAFIGFNVAFFPMHILGLIGMPRRVYTYTADMDWAHLNLLSSIGAFVFALSFALLVVNVIYSLRKGALAGDNPWDASTLEWATSSPPPPQNFDRIPVVKHRDPLWADSESLPVVAGLSAERREVLLTSLAEAEPQTREASPEPNIWPLLTAIATTIFFIGSIFTPWAVLWGTPPMAVTLIGWFWPTGSKEDEE; via the coding sequence ATGGCCGCTGAACCAAATGAGTTGCGCGACGACGTCCTGAACGGCCTGCAGCTTTCGACGCAGCTCGAGCGGGTGTGGCGCACGCCGTCTGGACTTGTCGGTGCGCTCATGTCGGTTGACCACAAGGTTGTGGGACGTCGCTACATCCTGACCGCATTCGCCTTCCTGCTTCTCGGCGGCGTTCTTGCGATCCTGATGCGCATTCAGCTTGCCGGGCCCGAGAAGACGTTTCTCTCGGCCGACAAGTACAATCAGGTCTTCACGATGCACGGCTCGACGATGATGTTCCTGTTCGCCGTGCCTGTCATGGAGGCGTTCGCCGTCTATCTGGTGCCGTTGATGGTTGGCACGCGGAACATCGCCTTTCCGCGCCTGAATGCCTTCAGCTATTGGATGTTTCTGTTCGGCGGCTGCTTTCTGTGGATCTCCTTTCTGTTCAACGTCGGCCCCGACGTCGGCTGGTTTTCGTACGTTCCGCTCTCCAGTCTGCAGTTCACGCCCACCAAGCGGGCCGATGTCTGGGCGCAGATGATCACCTTCACCGAGGTCGCGGCGCTCGCGGTCGCCGTCGAGATCGTCGTGACCGTGTTCAAGCTCCGCGCGCCAGGGATGACCCTCGACCGCATCCCCCTGTTCGTCTGGGCCATGCTGGTCACCGCCTTCCTGGTGATGTTCGCGATGCCGTCGATCATGGTCGCATCGACGTCGCTGATCCTGGACCGCCTCGTCAACACCCGCTTCTATGATTCGTCTTCGGGCGGACATCCCCTGCTCTGGCAGCATCTGTTCTGGTTCTTCGGCCATCCCGAGGTCTACATCATCTTCATCCCGGGCACGGGAATGGTGTCGATGATTCTCGCCACTTTCGCGCGCCGCCCGGTGATCGGCTATCCCGTCATTATCCTGTCCCTGATCGCCACCGGCTTCCTGTCGTTCGGCCTCTGGGTTCACCACATGTTCGTCACGGGCCTGCCCCAGCTCGGCGCCGGGCTGTTCACGGCGTCCAGCATGCTGATCGCTGTGCCGAGCGGACTCCAGATCTTCTGCTGGCTGGCCACGCTGTGGGACGGGCGTCCGGTTTACCGGACACCGCTGCTGTTCGTGCTCGGCTTCATCGTAATCTTCGTGCTCGGCGGCCTGTCAGGCGTGATGGTCGCCTCGGTCCCGATCGACACCCAGGTGCACGACACCTATTTTGTCGTCGCCCACTTCCACTATGTGCTGATCGGCGGCGCCGTCTTCCCGCTGGTGGGCGCGGTCTACTACTGGTTTCCCAAGATCACCGGCCGCATGCTCAGCGAACGGCTCGGGCGCTGGAATTTCTGGCTGGCCTTCATCGGCTTCAACGTCGCGTTCTTCCCGATGCACATCCTCGGGCTGATCGGAATGCCGCGCCGCGTCTACACCTACACCGCCGACATGGACTGGGCTCATTTGAATCTGCTGTCCAGCATCGGCGCATTCGTGTTCGCGCTCAGCTTCGCGCTGCTTGTGGTCAATGTAATCTACAGCCTGCGCAAGGGAGCGCTTGCGGGTGACAATCCCTGGGATGCCTCGACGCTGGAATGGGCGACCTCGTCACCGCCTCCGCCGCAGAACTTCGACCGCATTCCGGTCGTCAAACACCGCGATCCGCTGTGGGCTGATAGCGAGAGCCTGCCCGTGGTCGCGGGTCTGAGCGCCGAACGCCGCGAGGTTCTCCTGACCTCGCTGGCGGAAGCCGAGCCGCAGACCCGCGAAGCTTCGCCCGAGCCGAACATCTGGCCGCTGCTCACGGCGATCGCGACCACAATCTTCTTCATCGGGTCGATCTTCACGCCTTGGGCCGTGCTGTGGGGAACGCCGCCGATGGCCGTGACCTTGATCGGCTGGTTCTGGCCGACCGGCAGCAAGGAGGACGAGGAGTGA
- a CDS encoding cytochrome c oxidase assembly protein produces MPALSLAALLLALLARPAAAHGLSEVDPGSLWSYDPWLMAPLYAVGIGFYVGTQRLWHHAGGGRGVSFRQVAAFWTGWLVAALAVTSPLHWLGERLFTAHMVEHELLMVVAAPLMAYARINGPMLWSLPARLRPAAGRMLNLPILAWPWRFVRHPMSATALHGTALWIWHAPPLYASALENTAIHRLQHISFFASALLFWWVLLHGRGQGRNTRIRDGIAVACLFITILHSGVLGALLTVSPRLWIPGQGALASEFGLSALEDQQLAGILMWVPMGILYTGAALFFAHRWLTANGEHSHLPLLQHPG; encoded by the coding sequence ATGCCTGCGCTGAGCCTTGCAGCACTGCTGCTTGCACTGCTCGCGAGACCGGCGGCAGCGCACGGACTATCGGAGGTCGATCCCGGCTCGCTGTGGAGCTACGATCCGTGGCTCATGGCCCCGCTCTATGCCGTCGGTATCGGCTTCTATGTCGGAACCCAGCGGCTCTGGCATCATGCGGGCGGCGGCCGCGGCGTCAGCTTCCGCCAGGTGGCCGCATTCTGGACCGGATGGCTGGTGGCCGCGCTGGCCGTGACCTCGCCACTGCACTGGCTCGGCGAGCGTCTGTTCACCGCGCACATGGTCGAGCACGAACTGCTCATGGTGGTCGCGGCACCGCTGATGGCGTACGCCCGGATCAATGGGCCAATGCTGTGGAGTCTGCCAGCCCGGCTGCGCCCGGCCGCGGGTCGCATGCTCAATCTGCCGATACTGGCGTGGCCGTGGCGTTTTGTCAGGCACCCCATGAGCGCGACTGCCCTCCATGGCACAGCGCTCTGGATCTGGCATGCACCGCCGCTATATGCGTCGGCGCTTGAGAATACGGCCATCCATCGTCTCCAGCACATCAGCTTCTTCGCAAGCGCGCTGTTGTTCTGGTGGGTGCTGCTGCATGGCCGCGGTCAGGGTCGTAACACACGAATTCGCGACGGCATCGCTGTCGCGTGCCTGTTCATTACGATTTTGCATTCGGGTGTGCTGGGGGCTCTGCTGACAGTGTCGCCGAGGCTGTGGATCCCAGGCCAGGGCGCTCTCGCCAGCGAATTCGGCCTCTCGGCACTGGAGGACCAGCAACTCGCCGGCATCCTGATGTGGGTGCCCATGGGCATACTCTACACGGGGGCTGCGTTGTTCTTCGCTCATCGGTGGTTGACTGCGAACGGCGAGCATTCCCACCTGCCGCTCCTTCAACATCCGGGCTGA
- a CDS encoding cytochrome c family protein codes for MVNPITRLLVTALLATATAACEAAGPDNFIGDARRGTDLVKQYQCGGCHDIPGIAGAEGNVGPPLHRIGTRTYIAGYIRNSPDNMADWIEDPQRALPGNAMPRMGIPQKDARDIAAFLYTLK; via the coding sequence ATGGTGAATCCGATCACAAGATTGCTAGTCACTGCACTCCTGGCTACCGCTACCGCCGCCTGCGAGGCTGCGGGTCCGGACAATTTCATAGGCGACGCGCGTCGTGGCACCGACCTCGTCAAGCAGTACCAGTGCGGCGGCTGTCACGATATTCCCGGTATCGCCGGCGCCGAAGGCAATGTCGGCCCACCCTTGCATCGGATCGGCACGCGAACCTACATCGCCGGCTACATCCGCAATTCGCCGGACAACATGGCCGACTGGATCGAGGATCCGCAGAGGGCGTTGCCGGGCAATGCCATGCCGCGAATGGGCATCCCGCAGAAGGACGCGCGGGATATCGCGGCATTTCTCTATACGCTGAAGTGA
- a CDS encoding DUF1236 domain-containing protein, with amino-acid sequence MVKDLSRKTEKDGTRKLMMAGSVVAAVLFVGFIVWFAVPQMFGATDYLGRPSTGADKGAAATTVGTGVPTQHEAVSKAAKENPARNEDATGARARDVKQTSQPAGLNAQQREQLRAIISSAHGPTMDRPNFEMMIGTSVPRQTEVADLPPEVTQVLNGFWGDQYLIAGNDLVIVDQHSRRVAAIIAGVR; translated from the coding sequence ATGGTCAAGGATCTATCGCGGAAAACGGAGAAGGACGGAACCCGGAAGCTGATGATGGCGGGATCGGTCGTGGCCGCGGTTCTGTTTGTAGGTTTCATTGTCTGGTTCGCCGTCCCGCAGATGTTCGGGGCAACCGACTATCTGGGCCGCCCCTCCACAGGAGCAGACAAGGGTGCGGCGGCGACGACGGTCGGCACGGGAGTTCCGACGCAGCACGAAGCCGTCAGCAAAGCTGCCAAGGAAAACCCGGCCCGCAATGAGGACGCGACCGGCGCGCGTGCGCGGGATGTGAAGCAGACCTCCCAGCCGGCTGGCCTCAACGCTCAGCAGCGCGAGCAGCTCCGCGCCATCATCTCATCGGCGCATGGCCCGACGATGGATCGCCCGAATTTCGAAATGATGATCGGTACTTCGGTGCCGCGCCAGACCGAGGTGGCCGACTTGCCGCCCGAGGTCACGCAAGTTCTGAACGGGTTCTGGGGCGACCAGTACCTGATCGCCGGGAATGATCTCGTCATCGTCGATCAGCATTCGCGCCGCGTGGCCGCAATCATCGCTGGGGTACGCTGA
- a CDS encoding heme-binding protein, translating to MKKRSVMAATAVFTATFAMPAVLNAQDQPRPGISCPVDHDKLADILKKSVKPGGGPSNGGLDNNEWAAVVDRQGVVCAVAYSGNKADDQWLGSRAIAAEKANTANAFSLKDKAMATANLYAGAQPGGFLFGAALGNPPSPEALYAGSPDNFGTANDPMVGKPIGGTIVFGGGLALYDGNGITGALGVSGDSSCADHNVAWRVRHQLGLDRVPAGVSPNMKDAIIYDIGPDGKSPSGFGHPKCNGKEDQIAVDLGAGVSGNVVR from the coding sequence ATGAAAAAACGATCCGTCATGGCCGCAACGGCTGTCTTCACCGCGACATTCGCGATGCCTGCAGTCTTGAACGCGCAGGATCAACCCCGGCCAGGGATCTCGTGCCCGGTCGACCATGACAAGCTCGCGGACATCCTCAAGAAGAGTGTCAAGCCGGGCGGCGGCCCGAGCAACGGAGGTCTCGACAACAACGAATGGGCTGCCGTCGTCGATCGACAGGGCGTCGTCTGCGCCGTCGCCTACAGCGGTAATAAGGCCGATGATCAGTGGCTTGGCAGCCGGGCCATCGCAGCCGAAAAGGCCAACACGGCGAATGCGTTCAGCCTGAAGGACAAGGCGATGGCGACGGCCAATCTGTATGCCGGTGCCCAGCCCGGCGGATTCCTGTTCGGCGCGGCACTCGGCAACCCACCGTCCCCGGAAGCCTTATACGCCGGATCTCCGGACAATTTCGGCACGGCCAACGATCCGATGGTGGGCAAGCCGATCGGCGGCACCATCGTGTTCGGAGGCGGGCTGGCGCTCTATGACGGCAACGGCATCACGGGCGCGCTCGGTGTCAGCGGCGACAGTTCCTGCGCAGATCACAACGTGGCCTGGCGCGTGCGTCACCAGCTCGGGCTCGACCGCGTGCCCGCTGGCGTCAGTCCCAACATGAAGGACGCGATCATCTATGACATCGGCCCCGACGGCAAAAGCCCGTCGGGATTTGGTCATCCCAAGTGCAACGGCAAAGAGGATCAGATCGCAGTCGACCTCGGCGCCGGCGTGTCAGGCAACGTCGTGAGATAA
- a CDS encoding substrate-binding domain-containing protein produces the protein MRLPSNHLGFVLGLLLAFATTAAPATEGELRVCADPNNLPFSNSAEAGFENRLAAMMAEHFGQQVSYTWWAQRRGFIRNTLKAGRCDVVMGVPSGYDLVETTKPYYRSSYVFVTRQDQHLELSSLLDPRLHHLVIGVHLIGDDGNNPPPAQVLGDQGIVDNVRGYSIYGDYRQPDPPARLIEAVESGSLDVAAAWGPLGGYFAQRSPVPLTVTPIRDYERFAPQQFQFAIAMGVRKGDDALRDRLNAFIDEHRSEITSLLRSYGVPLVDQPVAVSGGHE, from the coding sequence ATGCGCCTTCCAAGTAATCACCTCGGCTTCGTCCTTGGGCTTCTTCTCGCGTTCGCGACCACGGCTGCGCCGGCCACAGAGGGCGAGCTTCGCGTCTGTGCCGATCCCAACAATCTGCCGTTCTCGAACAGCGCCGAAGCAGGATTCGAGAACAGGCTCGCGGCCATGATGGCCGAGCATTTCGGCCAGCAGGTCTCCTACACCTGGTGGGCGCAGCGCCGCGGCTTCATCCGTAACACGCTGAAAGCCGGCAGATGCGACGTCGTCATGGGCGTGCCGTCCGGCTATGATCTGGTCGAGACGACGAAGCCCTATTATCGCTCGAGCTACGTGTTCGTCACGCGGCAGGACCAGCACCTTGAGCTTTCGTCCCTGCTCGATCCGCGCTTGCATCACCTTGTGATCGGCGTGCACCTGATCGGCGATGACGGCAACAATCCGCCGCCGGCGCAGGTGCTCGGCGACCAGGGCATCGTTGATAACGTCCGCGGCTACTCCATCTACGGTGACTATCGCCAACCCGATCCGCCGGCGCGCCTGATCGAAGCCGTCGAAAGCGGCAGCCTCGATGTCGCCGCAGCCTGGGGTCCGCTCGGCGGATATTTCGCCCAGCGCTCTCCCGTCCCCCTGACGGTCACGCCAATCCGGGATTACGAACGCTTTGCACCTCAGCAATTCCAGTTCGCCATCGCGATGGGCGTGCGCAAAGGCGACGACGCCTTGCGCGACCGACTGAATGCATTCATCGACGAACACCGGTCCGAGATCACTTCTCTGCTGCGCAGTTACGGCGTTCCGCTGGTGGACCAACCGGTTGCGGTATCGGGAGGACATGAGTGA
- the coxB gene encoding cytochrome c oxidase subunit II — protein sequence MTWPLAACAGRQSALDPQGPQSGRILHTLFIFLAVAAIVWISVVIVLGVGMLRRKRAADRPLDLHQAFEERSGRVILALGVATTIIVLGLSLVSYAGQRTVFAKDEKAHILKIIGHQWWWEVRYEADSPHHSFVTANEIRIPTGQPVKVELESADVIHSFWVPSLTGKMDLIPGQKNELQFTAKNAGIYRGQCAEFCGIQHAHMAFAVIAMSPDEFGRWRDHENQSANSPTDQLGKQGEALFRARGCALCHNISGTLAGGQLGPDLTHIGSRTSIAAGTLPNSPATLGAWIADPQHIKPGNLMPKMPLRSDELIAIIHYVEQLK from the coding sequence ATGACGTGGCCGCTTGCTGCGTGCGCGGGCCGGCAGTCGGCGCTTGACCCTCAGGGGCCGCAATCGGGCCGGATCTTGCACACGCTGTTCATCTTCCTCGCTGTAGCAGCGATCGTCTGGATCTCTGTCGTGATCGTCTTGGGCGTCGGAATGTTGCGGCGGAAGCGTGCGGCCGATCGGCCGCTCGATCTTCACCAGGCCTTCGAGGAACGCTCCGGGCGCGTGATCCTCGCACTTGGCGTTGCGACCACCATCATCGTGCTCGGGCTCTCGCTCGTCAGCTATGCCGGTCAGCGCACCGTCTTTGCCAAGGACGAGAAAGCCCACATCCTGAAGATCATCGGCCACCAATGGTGGTGGGAGGTCCGCTATGAGGCTGACAGTCCGCACCACAGTTTCGTGACCGCCAACGAGATCCGGATCCCGACCGGCCAGCCGGTGAAGGTCGAGCTGGAATCCGCCGACGTGATCCACAGCTTCTGGGTGCCGAGCCTGACCGGCAAGATGGACTTGATCCCCGGGCAGAAGAACGAGCTGCAATTCACGGCGAAGAACGCGGGCATCTATCGCGGGCAATGCGCCGAGTTCTGCGGGATCCAGCACGCCCACATGGCGTTCGCCGTGATCGCGATGTCGCCCGACGAGTTCGGCCGCTGGCGCGACCATGAAAACCAGAGCGCGAACAGCCCTACCGATCAGCTCGGCAAACAGGGCGAGGCTCTGTTCCGGGCGCGCGGATGCGCCTTGTGCCACAACATCAGCGGTACGCTGGCGGGCGGGCAGCTCGGCCCGGATCTCACGCATATCGGCAGCCGCACGAGCATCGCGGCGGGGACGCTGCCGAATAGCCCGGCGACGCTCGGCGCCTGGATCGCCGATCCCCAGCACATCAAGCCCGGCAATCTGATGCCGAAGATGCCGCTGCGATCGGACGAGCTGATCGCCATCATTCATTATGTGGAGCAGCTCAAGTGA
- a CDS encoding cytochrome c: MSAPVLRASALSLLLAVVPNGAGLAQQTLPQSQEAQMPTLSPRPNFGGSVGNGRPGVFMQVPVSHLHPGAQPDPPQIKNPVQGDPNAQQRGMTYYVNFNCVGCHAPNGGGGMGPALSNNTFTYGSQPENIFLSIYQGRPNGMPAWGGVLPDSVIWDLVTYIGKISNEPRHQWGRTFSANLPSPEVEQVPSEQVSTTDPWSATKSFNFGQKP, translated from the coding sequence ATGTCTGCTCCAGTACTGCGCGCGAGCGCCCTTTCGTTGCTGCTGGCGGTCGTGCCGAATGGCGCGGGGCTGGCGCAGCAGACTTTGCCGCAGTCGCAGGAGGCGCAGATGCCGACGCTGTCTCCCCGCCCGAATTTCGGTGGCAGCGTCGGCAATGGCAGGCCCGGCGTCTTCATGCAGGTTCCGGTCAGTCACCTCCATCCCGGCGCCCAGCCGGACCCGCCGCAAATCAAGAACCCAGTGCAAGGCGATCCCAACGCGCAGCAGCGCGGGATGACTTACTATGTCAACTTCAACTGCGTCGGCTGTCACGCACCCAATGGCGGCGGCGGCATGGGGCCGGCGCTGAGCAACAACACCTTTACTTACGGCTCGCAGCCCGAGAACATCTTTCTCTCGATTTACCAGGGGCGGCCCAACGGAATGCCGGCCTGGGGCGGCGTGCTGCCCGACAGCGTGATCTGGGACCTCGTCACCTATATCGGCAAGATCAGCAACGAGCCGCGCCACCAATGGGGCCGCACCTTCTCGGCGAACCTGCCGTCGCCCGAGGTCGAGCAAGTCCCGAGCGAGCAGGTCTCGACGACCGATCCCTGGTCTGCCACCAAGTCTTTCAATTTCGGCCAGAAGCCCTGA